One Cryptomeria japonica chromosome 9, Sugi_1.0, whole genome shotgun sequence genomic window carries:
- the LOC131066931 gene encoding protein TRANSPORT INHIBITOR RESPONSE 1, with protein sequence MVEKRRMSTAFPDEVLEHVLAFLSSHRDRNAVSLVCKSWFRVEAWSRQRVFIGNCYAVSPQAMIKRFPRIKAVTLKGKPHFADFNLVPAGWGADVQAWVAAMAKAYPWLQELRLKRMVVTDETLELLAHSFPNFKVLVLTSCEGFSTDGLATIAAHCRHLTELDLQENDIEERDGHWLSCFPESSTSLVSLNFACLNCEVNFDALERLVARCTSLRSLKLNRWVPLELLHRLLIRAPHLVDLGTGAYLHEPRTEQYAKLKCAFENCKGLQSLSGFWEVAPVYLPSVYSVCLNLTSLNLSYATIPSVELIKLLGHCHKLQRLWVLDYIEDKGLEVVASTCKDLEELRVFPVDPYGQGALSEQGLVAISRGCPKLNSVLYFCHQMTNVALTTVAKNSTSLIRFRLVIIDPTKPDSETGHPLDEGFGAIVQYCKGLRRLSMSGFLTDKVFQLIGSYAKCLEMLSVAFAGESDFGMQCILSGCTNLRKLEIRDSPFGDAALLSGLEKYESMRSLWMSSCNVTLDGCKDLAARMPNLNVEVINERDQFESLGVRNHPMDRLYVYRTLAGHREDTPDYVWTL encoded by the exons ATGGTGGAGAAGAGGAGGATGAGTACGGCGTTCCCTGACGAAGTGTTGGAACACGTATTGGCGTTCCTGTCGTCGCACAGAGACAGGAACGCGGTGTCCCTCGTCTGTAAGTCATGGTTTCGGGTGGAGGCGTGGAGCCGGCAGAGGGTTTTTATTGGAAATTGCTATGCCGTAAGCCCGCAGGCGATGATAAAACGGTTTCCGCGCATAAAGGCGGTGACGCTCAAGGGGAAGCCGCACTTTGCTGACTTCAATCTAGTGCCCGCCGGGTGGGGCGCTGATGTGCAGGCTTGGGTGGCCGCCATGGCCAAGGCGTACCCGTGGCTGCAGGAGCTCCGCCTCAAGCGCATGGTTGTTACTGACGAGACGCTCGAGCTGCTGGCGCACTCGTTCCCCAATTTCAAGGTCTTGGTGCTCACCAGCTGCGAGGGCTTCAGCACTGACGGCCTTGCCACTATTGCCGCGCACTGCAG GCACCTCACAGAATTAGATTTACAGGAGAATGATATTGAAGAGCGTGATGGCCATTGGCTAAGTTGCTTTCCAGAGTCCAGCACATCATTGGTTTCTTTAAACTTCGCATGCCTTAATTGTGAGGTGAACTTTGATGCACTTGAGAGATTAGTTGCAAGATGTACTTCACTTAGGAGTTTGAAATTGAACCGCTGGGTGCCATTGGAGCTACTTCATCGGCTCTTGATTCGAGCTCCACATCTAGTGGATTTAGGTACAGGTGCATATCTCCATGAACCACGGACTGAACAATATGCTAAGCTTAAATGTGCCTTTGAGAATTGCAAGGGGCTTCAAAGCTTATCAGGGTTTTGGGAGGTTGCACCTGTCTATCTACCTTCAGTCTATTCAGTCTGTTTGAATTTGACATCTCTGAACTTGAGTTATGCAACCATTCCGAGTGTGGAACTTATTAAGCTTCTCGGCCATTGCCACAAATTGCAGCGCCTATGG GTATTGGATTATATAGAAGACAAAGGACTTGAAGTGGTTGCCTCAACATGCAAGGATTTGGAGGAATTGCGTGTTTTCCCAGTAGATCCTTATGGTCAAGGAGCCTTGTCAGAGCAAGGCTTAGTGGCTATTTCAAGGGGCTGTCCAAAGCTCAATTCTGTACTATATTTCTGCCATCAAATGACAAATGTAGCTTTGACTACTGTTGCAAAGAATTCTACTTCTCTTATCCGTTTCCGTTTGGTTATAATTGACCCCACAAAGCCAGATTCTGAAACAGGGCATCCCTTGGATGAAGGTTTTGGAGCTATTGTTCAGTATTGTAAAGGTTTGCGGCGTCTGTCAATGTCTGGCTTCCTTACAGACAAAGTTTTTCAGTTGATTGGCTCATATGCCAAGTGTTTGGAGATGCTTTCTGTTGCTTTTGCTGGTGAGAGTGACTTTGGTATGCAGTGTATATTATCAGGCTGTACAAATCTCCGTAAGCTTGAGATAAGGGATAGCCCCTTTGGTGATGCGGCTCTTTTATCAGGTCTAGAAAAGTATGAATCAATGCGATCCCTTTGGATGTCATCCTGTAATGTTACTTTGGATGGTTGCAAGGACTTGGCAGCAAGGATGCCAAACTTGAACGTTGAAGTTATCAATGAAAGGGATCAATTTGAAAGCTTAGGTGTTAGAAATCATCCCATGGATAGGCTATATGTCTACAGGACACTGGCTGGACACCGGGAGGATACACCAGATTACGTGTGGACTTTGTAA